One part of the Musa acuminata AAA Group cultivar baxijiao chromosome BXJ1-5, Cavendish_Baxijiao_AAA, whole genome shotgun sequence genome encodes these proteins:
- the LOC135673672 gene encoding crocetin glucosyltransferase 3-like: MRLTTAQTPTWRVLYGEREREREIESESAEMREGNVVLFPFLAHGHMNPFLDLARLLSARYPHLTLTLITTSGNLAGFRRLQLPTSIRLVALPFCPSDHGLPPDADTSFALPPHLVTHLNHVIEGCLLPSFRRLLSDLISAASPPVICVIADMFLGWTAPVAKELGVFHATLYTSGPYAMSIYYSIWINLPHVDGSDGEDDEIAVPGVPGVTVRRRQLTPNMRSARSPDHKSAAFVRRQAVLCSSSGATLWNTAEVLEKPFLDAWARSTGQPVYAVGPLFAAAGRVARGDGGLAAECLAWLDRHVSGSVVYVSFGSQNRLPAEEAAELAAALEEQGRPFLWAAPAPDQAPPPPPAGKSEWTSGLVARGWVPQVDILRHAAVGAFVSHGGWNSALESLRFGVPVVVRPMGGEQFCNAKLVAEVLGAGAGAEAVGGREVAEAVAEVMGEGERAREVRRRAREIAEGLAAAVEGGGSGDKGASLTALDEFVNSATSRDTCGAAVGVDV, translated from the coding sequence ATGCGTCTGACGACGGCGCAGACACCCACTTGGAGGGTTTTATAtggggagcgagagagagagagagagatcgagagCGAGAGTGCAGAGATGAGGGAGGGCAACGTGGTGCTATTCCCGTTCTTGGCGCACGGCCACATGAACCCTTTCCTTGACCTCGCTCGCCTGCTCTCCGCCCGCTACCCTCACCTCACCCTCACCCTCATCACGACCTCCGGCAACCTCGCTGGCTTCCGCCGCCTCCAGCTACCTACCTCCATCCGCCTCGTCGCCCTCCCCTTCTGCCCCTCTGATCACGGACTCCCTCCCGACGCCGATACCTCCTTCGCTCTCCCACCACACCTCGTAACCCACCTGAACCACGTTATCGAGGGATGCCTCCTCCCCTCCTTCCGCCGCCTCCTCTCCGACTTGATCTCCGCTGCCTCCCCTCCCGTAATCTGCGTCATCGCCGACATGTTCCTCGGCTGGACGGCCCCGGTGGCCAAAGAGCTTGGCGTCTTCCACGCCACCCTCTACACCTCCGGCCCTTATGCCATGTCCATCTATTATTCCATTTGGATCAACCTTCCGCACGTTGATGGGAGCGACGGCGAAGACGATGAGATTGCCGTCCCGGGTGTCCCCGGCGTCACCGTGCGCCGCCGCCAGCTGACGCCCAACATGCGCTCCGCCAGATCACCCGACCACAAGAGCGCCGCCTTTGTCCGCCGCCAGGCAGTGCTCTGCAGCAGCTCCGGCGCCACCCTCTGGAACACTGCCGAGGTCCTCGAGAAGCCGTTCCTCGACGCCTGGGCCAGGTCAACCGGCCAGCCGGTCTACGCCGTGGGTCCCCTCTTCGCCGCCGCCGGTCGAGTAGCAAGAGGCGATGGCGGGCTCGCTGCGGAGTGCCTCGCGTGGCTGGACCGCCATGTATCAGGGTCCGTGGTCTACGTGTCGTTTGGGTCACAGAACCGCCTGCcggcggaggaggcggcggagcTAGCGGCAGCGTTGGAGGAGCAAGGAAGACCGTTCCTGTGGGCAGCCCCAGCGCCTGACCAGGCCCCGCCGCCACCGCCTGCTGGGAAGAGCGAGTGGACGTCGGGGCTGGTGGCGCGGGGTTGGGTCCCGCAGGTGGATATCCTGAGGCATGCGGCGGTGGGCGCGTTCGTGAGCCACGGGGGGTGGAACTCGGCGCTGGAGAGCCTCCGGTTCGGGGTGCCGGTGGTGGTGCGACCGATGGGAGGCGAGCAGTTCTGCAACGCGAAGCTGGTGGCGGAGGTGCTgggggcgggggcgggggcggaGGCGGTGGGGGGCAGGGAGGTGGCGGAGGCGGTGGCGGAGGTGATGGGGGAGGGCGAGAGGGCGAGGGAAGTGAGGCGGAGGGCGAGGGAGATCGCGGAGGGTCTAGCGGCAGCGGTCGAGGGCGGCGGCAGCGGGGACAAGGGGGCGTCCCTGACGGCGTTGGACGAGTTCGTGAATTCGGCGACAAGTCGCGACACGTGTGGAGCAGCTGTCGGAGTCGATGTCTAA